The following coding sequences are from one Musa acuminata AAA Group cultivar baxijiao chromosome BXJ2-4, Cavendish_Baxijiao_AAA, whole genome shotgun sequence window:
- the LOC135582019 gene encoding uncharacterized protein LOC135582019 isoform X1, translating to MPGSEDGRTVMKADEESTSKLDKSSSKTGAWQCSICTYENDQYLVSCDVCGVFRDFPGKSGSRDEENVNGTSKKSEVSPLGRSLFDRPPNSMPKVAGGFLCNEAGKSCGARLISAQLGDLHKMFLAPSLSQTKNIEPFRFDAPSPDDIVSSGKSSRTFPKVNTMPSTSVKISHDKPGKKGLVEVLQDNEVPESFPPSSLPNNHNEFENDNPSSFEDEPHMLANNVQSLKLEKHSPKSRNVKAKSNAEYKPEEWMFPDKEGTLSQLNLAIVGHVDSGKSTLSGRLLHLLGQISNKQMHRYEREAKQKGKGSFAYAWALDESVEERERGITMTVAVAYFLTKKYRVVLLDSPGHRDFVPNMISGSTQADAAVLVIDASVGAFEAGMGGKSVGQTKEHAQLIRSFGVEQLIVAVNKMDQVDFSKDRFDYIKLQLGHFLRTCGFKESLVTWIPLSALDNQNLLTTASDIHLSCWYQGYCLLDAIDSLQSPHRDVLKPFLLPICDVISKYSSGQVTACGKIETGAIRIGSKVLVMPSGDPAVVRNIERDSSTCNVARAGDNVVASLHGVDQGQVIQGGVLCHPDFPVTIASSLELKILILDIATPIIIGSQVELHIHHAKQAAKVVKVLSLIDPKTGSAAKKSPRMLVARQRAIVEVALEGEICVEEFSNCRALGRVFLRALGSTIAVGIVTRILQEA from the exons ATGCCAGGGTCGGAGGACGGCCGAACAGTCATGAAGGCCGACGAAG AAAGCACATCGAAGCTGGATAAGTCATCAAGCAAAACTGGGGCTTGGCAGTGTAGCATCTGCACATACGAGAATGATCAATATTTAGTATCTTGTGATGTATGTGGAGTTTTTCGGGATTTCCCTGGAAAATCTGGCAGTAGAGATGAAGAGAATG TTAATGGCACAAGCAAGAAATCTGAAGTATCTCCACTGGGCAGATCACTTTTTGATCGACCACCTAATAGCATGCCTAAGGTAGCTGGTGGCTTTCTTTGCAATGAAGCTGGCAAATCGTGTGGGGCAAGACTCATTTCTGCTCAACTCGGTGATCTCCATAAAATGTTTCTGGCTCCATCTCTCAGTCAAACCAAGAATATAG AACCTTTCAGGTTTGATGCACCATCTCCGGATGATATAGTTTCTTCTGGGAAGAGCTCAAGAACTTTTCCCAAGG TTAACACTATGCCTTCAACATCTGTTAAGATTTCACATGATAAGCCTGGGAAAAAGGGCCTTGTAGAGGTTCTACAAGATAATGAAGTTCCGGAGAGTTTTCCTCCCTCATCTTTGCCCAATAATCATAATGAGTTTGAAAACGACAATCCCAGCAGCTTTGAAGATGAACCACATATGTTAGCTAACAATGTACAAAGCCTGAAGTTGGAGAAGCACTCTCCAAAGAGTAGGAATGTAAAAGCAAAATCAAATGCTGAGTACAAACCAGAGGAGTGGATGTTTCCTGATAAAGAAGGAACCCTAAGCCAGTTAAATCTTGCAATT GTTGGTCATGTTGATTCAGGGAAATCCACGTTGTCTGGGAGGTTGCTACATCTTTTGGGGCAAATTTCTAATAAACAAATGCATAGATATGAGAGAGAAGCAAAGCAAAAG GGGAAAGGATCATTTGCTTATGCATGGGCATTGGATGAGAGCgttgaggagagggagaggggcaTAACAATGACGGTGGCTGTTGCATACTTCTTAACAAAAAAATATCGTGTTGTTTTACTTGACTCACCAGGTCACAGAGATTTTGTtccaaacatgatatctggttcaACACAGGCAGATGCGGCTGTTTTGGTTATAGATGCCTCTGTAGGTGCTTTTGAAGCAGGTATGGGTGGTAAAAGTGTTGGACAGACGAAGGAACATGCACAACTTATTAggagctttggtgttgaacaactTATTGTCGCTGTTAACAAGATGGATCAAGTGGACTTCTCCAAAGATCGGTTTGATTATATTAAATTGCAACTAGGACATTTCTTACGCACCTGTGGATTCAAGGAATCACTTGTGACATGGATTCCCCTGAGTGCCTTGGACAATCAAAATTTGCTTACAACTGCTTCTGACATTCACTTATCTTGTTG GTATCAAGGATATTGTCTTTTGGATGCCATTGACTCTTTACAATCTCCTCACCGGGATGTTTTGAagccatttcttctgcctatatgTGATGTTATTTCTAAATATTCATCAGGACAAGTGACAGCTTGtggaaagatagaaactggagctATTCGAATTGGTTCTAAG GTTCTAGTTATGCCATCAGGAGATCCAGCTGTAGTACGAAACATAGAAAGGGATTCTTCTACTTGCAATGTTGCAAGAGCTGGTGACAATGTGGTCGCCAGTTTGCATGGTGTTGATCAAGGTCAAGTGATTCAAGGTGGAGTACTATGCCACCCAGATTTCCCTGTTACCATTGCATCGAGTTTAGAATTGAAGATTCTCATCCTCGACATTGCAACACCAATTATCATTGGATCTCAG GTTGAGCTCCATATACATCACGCAAAGCAGGCTGCAAAGGTGGTAAAAGTATTGTCCTTGATAGATCCGAAAACAGGAAGTGCCGCTAAGAAGTCACCACGTATGCTTGTAGCCAGACAAAGAGCTATTGTAGAG GTGGCACTAGAAGGAGAGATATGTGTAGAAGAATTCTCAAATTGTCGGGCTCTTGGAAGGGTCTTCCTACGAGCTTTAGGAAGTACGATTGCTGTTGGCATTGTGACTCGCATTCTCCAAGAAGCATGA
- the LOC135582019 gene encoding uncharacterized protein LOC135582019 isoform X2, giving the protein MPGSEDGRTVMKADEESTSKLDKSSSKTGAWQCSICTYENDQYLVSCDVCGVFRDFPGKSGSRDEENVNGTSKKSEVSPLGRSLFDRPPNSMPKVAGGFLCNEAGKSCGARLISAQLGDLHKMFLAPSLSQTKNIEPFRFDAPSPDDIVSSGKSSRTFPKVNTMPSTSVKISHDKPGKKGLVEVLQDNEVPESFPPSSLPNNHNEFENDNPSSFEDEPHMLANNVQSLKLEKHSPKSRNVKAKSNAEYKPEEWMFPDKEGTLSQLNLAIVGHVDSGKSTLSGRLLHLLGQISNKQMHRYEREAKQKGKGSFAYAWALDESVEERERGITMTVAVAYFLTKKYRVVLLDSPGHRDFVPNMISGSTQADAAVLVIDASVGAFEAGMGGKSVGQTKEHAQLIRSFGVEQLIVAVNKMDQVDFSKDRFDYIKLQLGHFLRTCGFKESLVTWIPLSALDNQNLLTTASDIHLSCWYQGYCLLDAIDSLQSPHRDVLKPFLLPICDVISKYSSGQVTACGKIETGAIRIGSKVLVMPSGDPAVVRNIERDSSTCNVARAGDNVVASLHGVDQGQVIQGGVLCHPDFPVTIASSLELKILILDIATPIIIGSQ; this is encoded by the exons ATGCCAGGGTCGGAGGACGGCCGAACAGTCATGAAGGCCGACGAAG AAAGCACATCGAAGCTGGATAAGTCATCAAGCAAAACTGGGGCTTGGCAGTGTAGCATCTGCACATACGAGAATGATCAATATTTAGTATCTTGTGATGTATGTGGAGTTTTTCGGGATTTCCCTGGAAAATCTGGCAGTAGAGATGAAGAGAATG TTAATGGCACAAGCAAGAAATCTGAAGTATCTCCACTGGGCAGATCACTTTTTGATCGACCACCTAATAGCATGCCTAAGGTAGCTGGTGGCTTTCTTTGCAATGAAGCTGGCAAATCGTGTGGGGCAAGACTCATTTCTGCTCAACTCGGTGATCTCCATAAAATGTTTCTGGCTCCATCTCTCAGTCAAACCAAGAATATAG AACCTTTCAGGTTTGATGCACCATCTCCGGATGATATAGTTTCTTCTGGGAAGAGCTCAAGAACTTTTCCCAAGG TTAACACTATGCCTTCAACATCTGTTAAGATTTCACATGATAAGCCTGGGAAAAAGGGCCTTGTAGAGGTTCTACAAGATAATGAAGTTCCGGAGAGTTTTCCTCCCTCATCTTTGCCCAATAATCATAATGAGTTTGAAAACGACAATCCCAGCAGCTTTGAAGATGAACCACATATGTTAGCTAACAATGTACAAAGCCTGAAGTTGGAGAAGCACTCTCCAAAGAGTAGGAATGTAAAAGCAAAATCAAATGCTGAGTACAAACCAGAGGAGTGGATGTTTCCTGATAAAGAAGGAACCCTAAGCCAGTTAAATCTTGCAATT GTTGGTCATGTTGATTCAGGGAAATCCACGTTGTCTGGGAGGTTGCTACATCTTTTGGGGCAAATTTCTAATAAACAAATGCATAGATATGAGAGAGAAGCAAAGCAAAAG GGGAAAGGATCATTTGCTTATGCATGGGCATTGGATGAGAGCgttgaggagagggagaggggcaTAACAATGACGGTGGCTGTTGCATACTTCTTAACAAAAAAATATCGTGTTGTTTTACTTGACTCACCAGGTCACAGAGATTTTGTtccaaacatgatatctggttcaACACAGGCAGATGCGGCTGTTTTGGTTATAGATGCCTCTGTAGGTGCTTTTGAAGCAGGTATGGGTGGTAAAAGTGTTGGACAGACGAAGGAACATGCACAACTTATTAggagctttggtgttgaacaactTATTGTCGCTGTTAACAAGATGGATCAAGTGGACTTCTCCAAAGATCGGTTTGATTATATTAAATTGCAACTAGGACATTTCTTACGCACCTGTGGATTCAAGGAATCACTTGTGACATGGATTCCCCTGAGTGCCTTGGACAATCAAAATTTGCTTACAACTGCTTCTGACATTCACTTATCTTGTTG GTATCAAGGATATTGTCTTTTGGATGCCATTGACTCTTTACAATCTCCTCACCGGGATGTTTTGAagccatttcttctgcctatatgTGATGTTATTTCTAAATATTCATCAGGACAAGTGACAGCTTGtggaaagatagaaactggagctATTCGAATTGGTTCTAAG GTTCTAGTTATGCCATCAGGAGATCCAGCTGTAGTACGAAACATAGAAAGGGATTCTTCTACTTGCAATGTTGCAAGAGCTGGTGACAATGTGGTCGCCAGTTTGCATGGTGTTGATCAAGGTCAAGTGATTCAAGGTGGAGTACTATGCCACCCAGATTTCCCTGTTACCATTGCATCGAGTTTAGAATTGAAGATTCTCATCCTCGACATTGCAACACCAATTATCATTGGATCTCAG TAG